aagtgttttttataaaaaatacgctcaagtgtatttttaagcgtattaatgcacttaaaatacactcaagtgtattttataaaaaaatacgctcaagtgtatttttaaacgtattagtgcacttaaaattcACTCAAGTGTATCTTTTTAAAACGAGTATTTTCAAGATAGATAAAGATAAAGATAcacttaagtgtatctttgaaaattgagtattttaaagatacattcatttggatatgaaaagtgaccagtttaaatatgaactgaaacaagtacagcaaataaactttgtaaataaacatatttattaacattaaataacatatctACATTCAACGAAATAACAGCATACAATCAGGCATTTTTAACAGCATGTTTCCCTGTCCCCATACTTTTTGGGTTACATTCATTTttacaatgaaaaataacatgtcaataatatacattattaaacaatatCACAAAAAATGCAATGtgaaatcaaatatattttgatatgctTGATCTTGGTGACCCCGTTTTAGTTGTTGCTCCCTTCATGGAGCAAGTCATAAGCTGGTGGGGAGTGAATAGTCGGCACATGGCCTGTGCGATGGCCTTCACctccctggtttcatgctggatttcagttttaatgatactctggaaccaaaaaaaaagaaaaggagttttgacaaaatatttacaattggtaattttccaaagcttgtaatttactttcatcacatttcaaactctaaaaatatttgtcacattggtCAGAATTGTGACGCTTTTAAAACGCAATAACCTGTAttgttttacctctcaacaaatccagctttcttgttAAGGACAGGGCAAGGTTTTCCCAAttcagttcccctcaagttggccagctcgtgcagggtaaaagcctggtgtaaaagtccatacatcaagTAGTATGATAACCCTTTTTtctcttggggcaagagtttaaccttcaacattaaaatatgagggaaagaaatctgttcagtaataaccagaaatatctataaataacaataaagatgacaataatcataaaacacaaccacaacAATTCACTGTACACGAGatttacactttgtcatgtgtatgtttATCTATATTTGCTTCAAATTgcgttgtttttcctttaaattgcaatacattaacttatcaatttacatttcccagtgacaatacataaatataataatgatcataattaattcaatgaactaaataaaaaaaggatgaagaaatgacaatacaaacctgttaaaactgttcttcagtattccaaaaaaaacacAGTTGAACCTGttttccaacaaacttattgttgatttccaaatcgtagtaaaaaacacattgttttcatcacacaaaacttcatgctgacagtatttcaatacattttacagaacaattataagtctcaattttaatttaatttagctcaatattcaattgctgaaaccagcttgtttttcaaaagttgttgttttcaaataatttcatgtgcaaaaatttgaaccaatcaaaagtcttatacctcattccagccttatgtctgggcaacccctatcagtagccttatctgcccctagataatcagtaccctgtttaactctgaatgcctgacagattgttatctgtttattgttagtggtgtgaaaaggggtgtttttaggtttgttgactgtttatgtaacacaggtcatgtttggcatcttattattttattgcaaattaagaaaatggatatgatggtatcatatgaaacTGAATGTGAATGGCAACAgttgaaaatattgcttttaaacatatttgtatttgacagaacatttacacttatttcaatttattggaaagtgttatttattgacttaattcataattgttatttaaccagatattttttaatattttaatattgattagAATAGACAGACAGATACAAAATAGATAGATAGgtaataattacatttttattttaatgacttCTCACATCATAGTTATATAATGCGTATTTCATGTTttgaataaactttaaaaaaaacacttatgtgggttgtttaatttttttgtttaattttatgagcagacaaatttcAACAATAAGACCATTAATATAATGTGAAGATAAGAAAGAATTCAGTACAAGCCTGCTATTAAAGACAAtgctgtcctttaacttcagttatttcctATAGTGTTCTGAGTAAGTCAAATGATTAAAAATACACAGAATATTAGAGTTAtacttattttaaagaaattacacttgtacagaaagcgtattttttgacaaataagaagatacacttaaatgcacaaaaatgcacttattgcataaaaagatacgCTTTGTCTACAAAAGATACAGTTGTTTTGAAAAAGatacacttcttagataaaaaagtacagaaaaatacgcttgaagaaaatgaagattcagaaaaaatgcactttagtgcacttactAAGGAAAAAGGTCCAGAATTAAAACACTTTTAGTAAAAagcgcagaaaaaatacacttttttaagcgtatttttgtaaaaagcgtattttattttgggaagggtggacaataattaatgaacgcatctttcatttgtctttgacactttgattttgacatggcctagatttaaatatgtgactggactttaccagcactcttgtaacagagctaaagtttaaatgtaccattgaagatcgcctaaatccagatttgctattatagacgtgtggaaagttttaagggtgtgacaagtaagcaaaaattggtcattacccagaggccacaactgttctatgactgtattaaaacaagaaaaatcagtgcctgatttagatttccttagatagttcaataaaaactaatttcataagcctggtaacagtttaacagtAATGCTACCattgtgtcacaccagggccttgaatttgaaatctaggacatgcatggtaattTCTTCATGGAaacaggacacaaaattgtattttaagtccttaattgacctggctatagttctcagattattataagctcaatcagtatatttatatcattatttatgctttgtgtattgtaaacatatacacaatcagttacatgatagcaataaataatatcaaagctacccatactataaaggtcattgacaaagcctatggtcaaaatgtgaacacattgagtgtaatcaccctctcgtgccagcaaaaacaacacgttgacaggttgtcattttttacagttctactttcactttcattttgtgatatcaaactatatacaattatgtggctgagaaaaatatcgccattgttttttatgctcccggtagggtggcctatatcagtcagtcagtcagtgtgtcagtctgtccgtccgtccgaaaactttaatggccataacttttttaatattgaacatagcaactttatatttggcatacatgtgcatctcatggagctgcacattttcagttgtaaaaggtgaaggtgaaggtcatccttcaaggtcaaatgtcaaatataaagcgtctgtctgtctgtcccaaaactttaacattggccataactttttcaatattggcgtcaaagttggcatattgaccggtcaattgagtattgaccgggccggcggtcaatacccggttaaaaccggtcaatactggtcattactggtcaatactggtcgattgaaaattgtagcatttaaacattacaaaggagccattttatattaaatcaataattattctgtaattgataaacttttttctgagttatttagtgtaaaaaaatctttaaagctgtaaaaagttacttctttattatttatggaaacagcctcaaatacataaggactaaggcaatatctttatctcagtgtatcacatctgttactaaagtattattactattgtaggtaccatttCACTTAACTATTGATATATCTAtatgataagcagatggacaaacagaactcttgtgtattctagggttataaatctagcctcttagttggtaattaaatgcatgcagtgttatgtctctgatattgacaattaagcaaatctgcccttaggctatttcatatcactcacacaagaagattacattgtacttgctattaatttaataggtacttctaacttgtttcctttctgtatttaGAGgtgttttttccctttcatattaaaaagttcaattgatattcaaatgaataaacaaaaaaagttcttgattttgccaataaataatgatttccaattgtgggtctactcttttcaattgtttttttcttttaataattatttcttattatgttttttattcttatatcaataaaaattaaagttttttacactattttgttaaaaaagtatttaaagaaatcaatgcaaaaatacatgacaagtaaggattgtgtcaaaaaggtgccatttaaggccctattatcagttttggctgccccaacctgtataggtgagaagactgatagaagactgtggggacagtggggtatgaggaacaactcatacacagtaattgacaggttcttgttgaatcaagtaCAGAATTAtatgagcatcataattcattagaattggaaaaaaattcaatcaaccagaaaaatcaaattgaccaactttgacttatttgcaaaatgttGAGAGATTGGCCaaaaaattgcatgaacaggtataatagtgggtattaatagcttaagacattattggcaacatgtctgtttaatttatattatcaatattgtttaattaggcatggaatataaattaaaattgggggtaaagttcaatcgaccagtattgaccagtaatgaccacttcgggagtattgaccggggcggttttaaccggtaaaaaccgccggttaaaactgggggcggtcgattggtgccaaccctgattggcgtgcatgcgtatctcatagagctgcacatattgattggtgaaaggtcaaggtcatccttcaaggtcaaaggtcaaattttgcaatattgaagatagcaactccatattcagcatgcatgtgtatgtcatggagctgcacattttgagtggtgaaagatcaaggtcatccttcaaggtcaaaggtaaaatatatgggttcaaagctgcgcagcagggggcattgtgtttcacaaacacagctcttgtttaatatattttctgcacatttcgtcaaaaaacttacatcaatacacgattttcttcgttaattcaatcattcctgacagacttgtgtacatatttcgcttacattttgacgcgcgtaggtaggaccgcattactgcttccgaaatgtgtatttatAGAATTgtcttcgaggaacttatctgatgtttgacggaaagggccgaaaacgtgcgagtgtgggtcaagttccccacaggtactactttcccgttcccccaattttttttccgtacctaaaatttttcgtacccaatttttttttcatccccaatttttttgttcgtacccaaaaaaatttcggtcccaattttttggttcccaaatattttttcgtacccaaatttgttttcatacccaattttttttcgcatttttttgtaccaaatttgtttttcgtaccaacatacacaattgtggtgattgtggtgatgtagataaacttaacttgatgcttttatatccatcctctcaaaagcatcgtcacaccagtactgtcagtactttgattctttaTTTAATTACCTCAACAGTCCGCCAGAACGACGAATAATATTACTCTATACTACATAACGGACGAGAGACTAAACAGTTGTCCGAAGTGTTACGGTATGTATTAATgtgtaaacatgtatacatgtccaCATTTGAATCACAAAGTTGTTGTTAGTGAAAGCAATTACATTTTGTGTTAATAAATATGCAAAAAGAAGAaccatatttatgttaaatgaagCAGATTTCTTAAGTACATCACACTTTTTTTTGACTGATAACAATTTGAGGATGTCCATAAAGTGAAAACaaagtagaaaaaaaaaacgCTTCATTCTCGCTTTATCAGACACCTTtcagcgttttgattggttgtccTTTAACGAGTTTAAACCGACGAACACAATCTGATAAGAACGATATTAGACACAACTACCAGGTCATGTTGACGTATTCAATATGTATAATTAAAACCAAACATGTTTGAAACAATTATGTGCATGTTTTCGCTTTGTACAATTTTAAAGAAGAACAAATcacataacaaaacataaatgtCAAACAAATAATGTTACTTCTTATATGAATATTACTAAAAGTTTCATATCGTTTGGTTTGTAGAGAGACATAGGTTTGACatcttttaaatgattaaaatgagCATTATGAATACTGATGactgaaataatgaaaacttaCTTCTCAAACCGTTTAATCGTAAAATTGCCCATTCAAGTTTCAGCATaattatgaaaacaaacaacagtaaaaaaagaagaaaagtaACATTTAGATGTATGCATGTACGTGTTTAAGCTATgcgttattatttattaaatcttATTTACGCTGTTTCTTCAGAATTCTTATTAGTCATTGTGCCCGTTTTCCATCCATCCATAAAGGAAACCGATTTCATTTGTAAGTATGTCCGATTTATAAAAGGTTTGTTGGTTTAATATATCGACAAGTTTTTCAATATAAGAAAACATTGGTTCAACTCACAAATATTTCCAATATATCATGTTAAAATTGAGTCAATATATATGTAATATGAGTGCCATATAACGACGATTCGTTTaatatattgtcaatgtttattaatataaatattttcggTTTAATGATATATAGTTGAAATGGATATATGTATCTATTGTACCACAACGAGTAAATTCATCGAATACGCACGGTATAACCTACGACAACCGTTACTTTCCTTAGTATGTTACCTTTCTTCCGTGTTATGACTGAAAAAGCAAATAAACGAACACAAAACGGGGACGTTTGTGACAGTCCATCCACTTTATTTTAACGTTCTAAAACGTTCTTTTGAACGTTCGTTCGACAATATGTCCTATAAGAATTGAATCGTGATGTCACACCTAAATGAAGTACATGTGGGGGGGCGAGACGAATTATTTGGAATCATCCAATAAACAAATTCGTGATTCATGTACATTATGTATATTTGTTAAACACGAACACATTAGCGCAATTCATTTCATAGTCATGCTCTTCTGTTAATGTAAGATATTATAAACTGGCGAATTATTGGTATTTTTCAAGTACATATCTTGTAATGGAAcgcaattaaaaaattatttataattttattgttaataGTTGTATCAATTGACAGCACATTGGGACAAGATATCCAATAGTCTGTTTCAATTGGTGTTCTAGTCTTTCTTTTGGGTTTAAGGTAAAGTGTTTTACCAGGCAACAAAGGGTATCCAAAGTTAGAAAATGGACGAGGGTGTCTCGGCGTTTTTACAGAATTTCTATCAAAAATGGATGCAATTTAAACGCAACTTGTAATTTGATTTTGCAGTAAGTATTCACGGACAAACACAACAAGTGCGGTATAATTAGTACACAGAATAGGTTTGAAACAAAACGCGTCATGACGATATATTCACGGAAGTTGTGTGGGCtttaacatttatcaaataatatCACGAACATTTACCGAACTCTGAAACCATAATACGCTGAACAACTTCGAAGTTTGTTAGCGTACATAACCAGATGTGTTTCTCAGTGCCATGCTTTacgataaaatgtaaacatatatgaGTCTACTGTCAAATATCGCTTGATAGAAGTAAAATTTCCTTctgcataaaaatatttaagtacaactaagtacatgtattaaattgGACTAAATGCTGTTTGACGCCAACGACTCTGAAGACATCGTTAATGTTCAAGGTCACACGTAGATTCCAAAGATCAAAACATAGTATTTTCTTGTTAtatcttatttttgtatttgcttcagattatcattttaatttttaatgttaaaaatgtgtGACCACTTTCCGCATTACATCTTATTTCACCATTAATATCAAAATTGTCAGAGAAAATATCCTAGCTCAGCGATTGCGAATCTCTTCAAAGCGTAGAGTAGGTATATTTAACCAGAATTTTCTGAATATTTCACTATTTAATTTACAATCATAACATACATGAACAATTATTTGGAGAATCAAATTTATTCTAAGAGAACTGAGATAATCACTAATTCATTATCATACATCTTTAGAAAGCATATAACATCATTAAATGATTTACACACACCATTATTCTTTACAAAAAGTTACGGCAAATAATCAGAACATATATTGAAAAGAAAGGTTAATTAAATGTAGGAGTTGTTGTTTGTTGTCTTTACAAAACGGTGTGTTGACAGAAGTATGCGTGTAACATCCGGTTAACGATTGGTGTACACATCCTCCATATCTTTTGTAATACTCaactgaaataaaaatgcaaaaacgtTCAGAACGATAGTAAATATGAATTAGAAGTTATGATCGCTGATCCTATTTAAATAATTCTGAAATATGTTTCattattgtcaaatatatattataaattgttCTATAACAAATGACAGAACACATAAACCGGTCAATGGAATGTGTGATCGGACTTAGTAagacaaacaatgttttatttatatgttagtggaaaTGTGTATAATCGGATTCATATGTATATTTCGCGTTATTATGTTTGTTGTGGTGgacagtttactgaaacagcatgatcatggaacttaaatgtacatttaaatatattaatatttaaaaaaaggaaagtaagttaaatacataattaaatattaaatgtgcTTGCTTATATTTTTCGCACAACTGCCTCTCATGCGATTTCATGTTTATCCCAAAACCAGGTCCTCACGGAACGTTTGTGCCAGTTTAACCCTAAAATGCGcgtaaaaatgcatttttttattatattgccCTTTGACCTCCTGGGAAAACACTACGACTAAAATATTATATAACGAATTATAATGAACTTTGACCTGCGTCGAAATGATTCAAATAGACACGCAGTGTTTCTTATCTAACGTTTATAAGGCTGTACGTTTAATTTTGTATCTCATTGTGCTGTTGGCGGTACAACATGTGGCTTATTTATTGGGTTATATTGGCTTCCCTTCTTGGTTGCACTAATGCTCTTCAATGTAAGTAATGTAGTTTCCATGCATTTTTGTCGAAAGTTAATTTATATTGTTGGTCGCCTTCtgcaatatacatttaatttccTATTTTTTCCAGCCACCACTGGAAGGGAATTTGTCATTGGATTTCTGAGCTGGCGTCCTCGGGTTGACTGCAGTTTAAATCTAGATATTGCCTCTAGTACAAATGGGAACGTTGAAGTATACGTACCATATCGGGGAATAAATACCACCATCTCATTCAATAGAACATTCTCAACTTCGTTCAGCGATAGTCTTTCTGCTATTCGGCACTTAGATAGGTCGAACCGGTGTTTATATTAAATCAACAGTTGATATTTCGGTTTACGTTACCACATATTATCATGGTGTAAGTGAAGAGACATACCTATGCCTGCCTGTTCAATCTCTTGAAAGggtatattatatttactatttaTGGTGATATCAGCGTTTGCGAACACTGAGGTTAATATATCATTTCCTAACGGCACATCGATATCAAATACACTAAACTGGCTGGACATCTATCAGGAAGCGTCCGATTCAAGCGATCCAACTATCGTCCAGTCAAGTAAACCCGTATCTGTTGTGAGCGGAGCGTCATGTGTACAAATCTCTAAACCAACCGGTAATTGTGATATGGTTGTTGAACAAATGATTCCAAGTAATGCCTTTCAAAAGCATTTCATCATTCCGCCCATCCTGTCCAACCAATTCATGGTTCGTATATTCAGTAGTCATAGTAATAACACGGTATGTGTTAAAGACGCACTGGTTGAAAATTGCACCAAGATGGGTGCAAATCAATGGTTGGAATCTGCACCAAATTATTTGCCCTTAGTTGTCACTAGTCAGGAACCGATAACCGTCATACAGTACAAAAACGATCAAGTGTACATGACAATAATCCCGGGTATTCGTCAATTTATGAACTCGTATTATTTTGTTGTACCAGAAATCTACACAAACCACAATCACTATGTTTCCGTGACAATAATCTCTTCCACATCGCAATCACTTCGTCTAAACGGAAAACCACCAAATGATCGACTTGTTGATACGGTTCATGTGGAACTTCCATTGAACAATTATACAGTCCTTACGTTCAGAATTACCGCAGGAAACCATGTGATGACATCGACAGATACACATGTTGTGTTCGGATTAATTGTATTTGGAATTTGGAACAATGATGGCGCATACGGTTACCCTGCTTGGATAAACTTTGGTAAATACTTATAATTTATGTACGTTGTGTAGTGAGCAAACATCACAAATTAATTTATGTGAAATTACTTAATTTACCGTTTGAGACCTGTAAATATCAATGCCTTCTAGTAACTG
This is a stretch of genomic DNA from Dreissena polymorpha isolate Duluth1 chromosome 7, UMN_Dpol_1.0, whole genome shotgun sequence. It encodes these proteins:
- the LOC127838892 gene encoding uncharacterized protein LOC127838892 isoform X5; its protein translation is MVISAFANTEVNISFPNGTSISNTLNWLDIYQEASDSSDPTIVQSSKPVSVVSGASCVQISKPTGNCDMVVEQMIPSNAFQKHFIIPPILSNQFMVRIFSSHSNNTVCVKDALVENCTKMGANQWLESAPNYLPLVVTSQEPITVIQYKNDQVYMTIIPGIRQFMNSYYFVVPEIYTNHNHYVSVTIISSTSQSLRLNGKPPNDRLVDTVHVELPLNNYTVLTFRITAGNHVMTSTDTHVVFGLIVFGIWNNDGAYGYPAWINFDIDDCASNPCLYGGTCSNGYTCICRAGVSGRNCETGGYQ
- the LOC127838892 gene encoding uncharacterized protein LOC127838892 isoform X2, translating into MVISAFANTEVNISFPNGTSISNTLNWLDIYQEASDSSDPTIVQSSKPVSVVSGASCVQISKPTGNCDMVVEQMIPSNAFQKHFIIPPILSNQFMVRIFSSHSNNTVCVKDALVENCTKMGANQWLESAPNYLPLVVTSQEPITVIQYKNDQVYMTIIPGIRQFMNSYYFVVPEIYTNHNHYVSVTIISSTSQSLRLNGKPPNDRLVDTVHVELPLNNYTVLTFRITAGNHVMTSTDTHVVFGLIVFGIWNNDGAYGYPAWINFDIDDCASNPCLYGGTCSNGYTCICRAGVSGRNCETDINECASSPCLHGGTCSDDVNAYTCTCSAGFSGRNCEIDSNEQLICYSCEDMSDLELCDTVKKCGDGEVCVVKRNHAKYMSGCANSSICSTYYPSSSKCAECCNNDYCNGRGCGDEGLVSRQRGPLCYDCNHVRTIQQRLSIRPCNKHQSCSIEECEWLDHTHFKLGCEYSPCSPIGNGLQRSLPRCKSCCDQDFCNTTCTHHQSIGIIG
- the LOC127838892 gene encoding uncharacterized protein LOC127838892 isoform X3, giving the protein MVISAFANTEVNISFPNGTSISNTLNWLDIYQEASDSSDPTIVQSSKPVSVVSGASCVQISKPTGNCDMVVEQMIPSNAFQKHFIIPPILSNQFMVRIFSSHSNNTVCVKDALVENCTKMGANQWLESAPNYLPLVVTSQEPITVIQYKNDQVYMTIIPGIRQFMNSYYFVVPEIYTNHNHYVSVTIISSTSQSLRLNGKPPNDRLVDTVHVELPLNNYTVLTFRITAGNHVMTSTDTHVVFGLIVFGIWNNDGAYGYPAWINFDIDDCASNPCLYGGTCSNGYTCICRAGVSGRNCETDINECASSPCLHGGTCSDDVNAYTCTCSAGFSGRNCEIDSNEQLICYSCEDMSDLELCDTVKKCGDGEVCVVKRNHAKYMSGCANSSICSTYYPSSSKCAECCNNDYCNGRGCGDEGLVSRQRGPLCYDCNHVRTIQQRLSIRPCNKHQSCSIEECEWLDHTHFKLGCEYSPPYWERIATFLAALQIVL
- the LOC127838892 gene encoding uncharacterized protein LOC127838892 isoform X1, which translates into the protein MVISAFANTEVNISFPNGTSISNTLNWLDIYQEASDSSDPTIVQSSKPVSVVSGASCVQISKPTGNCDMVVEQMIPSNAFQKHFIIPPILSNQFMVRIFSSHSNNTVCVKDALVENCTKMGANQWLESAPNYLPLVVTSQEPITVIQYKNDQVYMTIIPGIRQFMNSYYFVVPEIYTNHNHYVSVTIISSTSQSLRLNGKPPNDRLVDTVHVELPLNNYTVLTFRITAGNHVMTSTDTHVVFGLIVFGIWNNDGAYGYPAWINFDIDDCASNPCLYGGTCSNGYTCICRAGVSGRNCETDINECASSPCLHGGTCSDDVNAYTCTCSAGFSGRNCEIDSNEQLICYSCEDMSDLELCDTVKKCGDGEVCVVKRNHAKYMSGCANSSICSTYYPSSSKCAECCNNDYCNGRGCGDEGLVSRQRGPLCYDCNHVRTIQQRLSIRPCNKHQSCSIEECEWLDHTHFKLGCEYSPCSPIGNGLQRSLPRCKSCCDQDFCNTTCTHHQSIGIIATSSCEEKSCGLDIHFWNK
- the LOC127838892 gene encoding uncharacterized protein LOC127838892 isoform X4, which encodes MVISAFANTEVNISFPNGTSISNTLNWLDIYQEASDSSDPTIVQSSKPVSVVSGASCVQISKPTGNCDMVVEQMIPSNAFQKHFIIPPILSNQFMVRIFSSHSNNTVCVKDALVENCTKMGANQWLESAPNYLPLVVTSQEPITVIQYKNDQVYMTIIPGIRQFMNSYYFVVPEIYTNHNHYVSVTIISSTSQSLRLNGKPPNDRLVDTVHVELPLNNYTVLTFRITAGNHVMTSTDTHVVFGLIVFGIWNNDGAYGYPAWINFDIDDCASNPCLYGGTCSNGYTCICRAGVSGRNCETDINECASSPCLHGGTCSDDVNAYTCTCSAGFSGRNCEIDSNEQLICYSCEDMSDLELCDTVKKCGDGEVCVVKRNHAKYMSGCANSSICSTYYPSSSKCAECCNNDYCNGRGCGDEGLVSRQRGPLCYDCNHVRTIQQRLSIRPCNKHQSCSIEECEWLDHTHFKLGLQPYWERIATFLAALQIVL